Proteins encoded within one genomic window of Argiope bruennichi chromosome 7, qqArgBrue1.1, whole genome shotgun sequence:
- the LOC129974878 gene encoding histone-lysine N-methyltransferase SETD1B-like, whose translation MNGVRPVHADLSEKRKRNYKLIVDPLLVKGKGTEKIYRYDGIVPGLEKYYPPIQVRDPRSRLSTLWAKSEPADLIVPRFKIDENYVGIPPPVQVTIKNLNDNINKQFLDDMLKKYGEVEQSQIYYHPRTRKHLRLAHVTFKTIHAARTCVDKLNRSTVMGDVLNVYLDPFGRDCMTIYEEIVSGRIRTSSVGEEPHVNICDPRRRLPSFDKSNENILNRTIRDPSRLYNTDQLTPLGSDYGYGSESLLSSRMSDRSMSVQSDINYPSMHSTPSQLSYDSGFGYKYGVQNSVCQNKPPTPVPSAAIKNNAWDKIPTAPWGEASSPWEGNNSPSWDSRSTKRHITPPTTPVTVPKQSPIRESLDTRIELLLKQSEGKAGFLGLGAVSAQLNDVSISSDSAKNDKSSMQPPVPPWVHEAPPLPPDSSPLPPLPETDEPPPPPPEEIEVVLLSTPPSPFLSFSQYHKWAIVTADIDSGKVTSLEDIVIRDDALLEHPISLKGVRLSGINLKADSLTTEKPDESPILQDKGDSTPVRDELPIEEEEEEEDDDKMSLSPISDGENKLELHIPTIIDGSVQGPPVQKPMNSVHTSSSEANYNTLYSSQNGPNLYGVTESAAPTYPNYGSTGSATYPGAPANTSIYSTTQRTFPSQSVFTTPPPPIPRAPPPGAPCPPVPGAPPPPVPGAPPPPVPGIPPPPVPGAPPPPPGAGTAAPSVANVPPPPPLPFLSGQSQSSSQAAPTSHPMYPSEQVQLMARMGIWKPGMGSGMTASSSTFSSGYTQTSYPPRENYFSQAQTTPAATPRPAFPLSSVPLPPPSKIAEMVMRPPPGYPIVLPPPHIPPPFSTAFPPPPIRVTDPHAPTISGVLASVIKEMKQVMKKDISKKMVEATAFKRFEQWWDEQVHQEKLKSAGDAPVKTPEKTQPPAFSPLSALFDKDRSSFGFGMESTGIGLGLRATMPRMPSFRRKIIKAPSPPPLDDEDSKKAEESDTEKVKSDSDEESSVVVKRRRVVFSSDEEDEDQDQSSQESESEKGDSDEESSSAEESSDSESVSDESEFASDESEEESNDEEVAEPIATDDDSLSVQKLSSPIKKDKTEIESLDSEAISKVEAETDKKKTSFTGLLDESKSREIGDSYSSNDEAFSEIASTPIASQDTEQEKMEVSDDLDDISEGELPPSDKEEMEESKESEDIEEKESEDMEEDRESDLEEKDQAIEKTILKDKESLTVVSKMDEAEMVVDESMDTSSLKPLISEQIQEPSPESRAKEASECLMELASIFADFGRQAYVEPVTEPKEASNEAKSDLSEISAKQTIKTPDKLMNGEIDIDSEATLSADETADALAELEEEYSCRKIYNSAASQLIAEHSYCLPQPTKPSEPIHKPVHEQKLTSVDSVIDSVVRGPKQQLVVDHEYTKPRAVTPPFVKPISPVKVPSPKKEIKKTKVKRKRHSSIKNIQEVKLEIKPPETTYIRPPEPQSYSGPIFEKRSVIDEMIVLYGFLKNGLDQEDINYLQKSYDALLQDDAQGFWLNDTHWVDYPAPVPSPPKKKKKDEGMRTHLSGCARCEGYYKIDDKEKAVYNHGAISSLDNDGEDPANKAKTTAQSNREARSNQRRLLTSFGEADFTSDLLKFNQLKFRKKQLKFARSRIHDWGLFALEPIAADEMVIEYVGQMVRPLVADMREKKYTSLGVGSSYLFKVDVDGIIDATRCGNLARFINHSCNPNCYAKIITVEGLKKIVIYSKQPINVNEEITYDYKFPIEEEKIICLCGAPQCRGTLN comes from the exons atgaatggGGTGAGGCCAGTACATGCTGACCTATCTGAAAAAAGGAAACGGAACTACAAATTAATTGTTGATCCTCTTTTAGTGAAAGGGAAAGGGacagaaaaaatttatagatatgatgGCATTGTACCAGGA CTGGAAAAGTACTATCCACCCATACAAGTCAGAGATCCTCGCTCAAGACTTTCCACTCTTTGGGCCAAGTCTGAGCCTGCTGACCTTATTGTTCCTCGATTTAAG attgATGAAAACTATGTTGGCATTCCTCCGCCAGTACAAGTcacgattaaaaatttaaatgataatatcaaCAAGCAATTCCTGGACGACATGTTAAAGAAATATGGGGAAGTGGAACAGTCTCAAATATACTATCATCCCAGAACTCGAAAGCATCTTAGACTTGCTCATGTGACTTTTAAAACCATTCATGCTGCCAGAACCTGTgttgataaattaaatagaagTACTGTCATGGGAGATGTATTGAACGTGTATTTAGACCCATTTG gaAGAGACTGTATGACTATCTATGAAGAAATTGTTTCTGGCAGGATCAGAACTAGTTCAGTGGGCGAAGAGCCTCATGTTAATATTTGTGACCCTAGGAGGAGGTTGCCATCATTTGACAagagtaatgaaaatattttaaacagaactaTTAGAGATCCTTCTCGATTATATAATACAGACCAACTAACTCCATTAGGTTCTGACTATGGATATGGTTCTGAAAGTTTACTTAGCAGCCGAATGTCTGATAGAAGTATGAGTGTGCAGTCAGACATAAACTATCCATCTATGCATTCAACACCTAGTCAGTTGAGTTATGATTCTGGATTTGGTTATAAATATGGTGTTCAAAATTCTGTGTGCCAGAACAAACCACCGACCCCAGTCCCCAGCGCTGcgataaaaaataatgcttggGACAAGATACCTACAGCTCCATGGGGAGAAGCATCTTCTCCTTGGGAGGGCAATAACTCTCCTAGCTGGGATAGTCGAAGTACAAAAAGACATATTACACCACCTACAACCCCTGTAACTGTGCCAAAACAGAGTCCTATACGAGAGAGTTTAGATACAAGAATTGAGCTTCTACTGAAGCAAAGTGAAGGAAAGGCTGGTTTCTTGGGGCTTGGTGCTGTGTCTGCACAGTTAAATGATGTATCTATCAGCTCAGATTCAGCTAAAAATGATAAATCGTCAATGCAACCTCCTGTACCACCTTGGGTGCATGAAGCTCCTCCATTACCTCCTGATTCTTCACCTTTACCCCCACTTCCTGAAACTGATGAGCCACCTCCTCCTCCTCCAGAAGAAATTGAAGTTGTTCTTCTGTCTACACCACCATCACCTTTCCTTAGTTTTTCTCAATATCATAAATGGGCTATTGTCACTGCTGATATTGATTCTGGGAAAGTAACATCTCTTGAAGATATAGTAATCCGTGATGATGCACTTCTGGAGCATCCTATATCTTTGAAAGGAGTTCGCCTATCTGGTATTAATTTAAAAGCAGATAGTTTAACAACAGAAAAACCAGATGAGTCTCCTATTTTACAAGATAAAGGTGATTCAACTCCAGTGAGAGATGAGTTACCAATAGAGGAGGAGGAGGAAGAGGAAGATGATGACAAAATGTCTTTGTCACCCATCAGTGATGGCGAAAACAAATTAGAATTGCATATTCCAACTATAATTGATGGATCTGTTCAGGGTCCTCCAGTACAAAAACCAATGAATTCTGTACATACTTCTTCTTCTGAAGCAAATTATAATACTTTGTATTCATCTCAAAATGGCCCAAATTTATATGGAGTGACCGAATCAGCAGCACCAACATACCCTAATTATGGGAGTACAGGATCTGCTACTTATCCTGGAGCACCTGCTAATACTTCTATTTATTCTACAACTCAAAGAACATTTCCATCTCAAAGCGTGTTTACAACTCCACCACCACCAATTCCGAGGGCTCCACCTCCTGGAGCACCATGTCCTCCGGTTCCTGGAGCTCCACCACCTCCAGTACCAGGAGCTCCACCACCTCCTGTACCAGGAATTCCTCCTCCACCAGTTCCTGGGGCTCCACCACCTCCCCCTGGTGCTGGAACTGCAGCACCTTCAGTAGCAAATGTACCACCACCTCCGCCTTTACCTTTTCTCAGTGGCCAAAGTCAATCAAGTTCTCAGGCTGCACCAACAAGTCATCCAATGTATCCAAGTGAGCAAGTACAACTTATGGCACGCATGGGTATTTGGAAACCTGGCATGGGTTCTGGCATGACTGCTTCGTCATCTACTTTCAGTTCAGGTTACACTCAAACGTCATATCCTCCTCGTGAGAATTATTTTAGTCAAGCACAAACCACACCTGCTGCTACACCAAGACCAGCATTTCCTCTATCTTCTGTGCCTTTGCCACCACCTTCTAAAATAGCCGAAATGGTAATGAGGCCCCCACCTGGTTATCCCATAGTTTTACCACCACCCCATATTCCGCCACCGTTTTCTACTGCTTTTCCACCACCACCTATTAGAGTTACAGATCCCCATGCACCAACAATTAGTGGTGTTTTGGCTTctgtaattaaagaaatgaaacaagtGATGAAAAAAGATATTAGCAAAAAGATGGTGGAAGCAACTGCTTTCAAACGATTTGAACAGTGGTGGGATGAACAAGTACATCAAGAAAAg CTTAAAAGTGCTGGTGATGCACCTGTGAAAACACCTGAAAAAACACAACCTCCTGCATTTTCTCCTCTCTCTGCTCTATTTGATAAAGACCGTTCTTCATTTGGTTTTGGCATGGAAAGCACAGGTATTGGCCTTGGTTTGAGAGCTACAATGCCTAGAATGCCATCATTCAgg aggaaaataataaaagcacCATCTCCACCTCCATTGGATGATGAGGACAGTAAAAAGGCAGAAGAATCAg ATACTGAAAAGGTTAAATCGGATTCTGATGAAGAGAGTTCTGTTGTTGTAAAACGACGACGTGTTGTCTtttcatcagatgaagaggatgaAGATCAAGATCAAAGTTCACAAGAAAGTGAAAGTGAAAAAGGCGATTcag atgaGGAATCCAGTTCTGCTGAAGAGAGCTCAGATTCTGAAAGTGTTTCTGATGAATCTGAATTTGCTTCTGATGAAAGTGAAGAAGAATCTAATGATGAGGAAGTTGCAGAGCCTATTGCCACTGATGATGACAGTTTAAGTGTTCAAAAACTCTCTAGTCCAATCAAGAAAGACAAAACAGAAATTGAGTCATTGGATTCTGAAGCCATTAGCAAAGTGGAAGCAGAAACTGACAAAAA gAAAACATCATTTACAGGCCTTTTGGATGAATCGAAGTCTAGGGAAATTGGAGACAGTTATTCAAGTAATGATGAAGCATTCTCTGAGATTGCCAGTACACCAATTGCTTCTCAAGATACAGAACAAGAAAAAATGGAAGTCAGTGACGATCTTGACGATATTTCTGAAGGTGAACTTCCACCAAGTGATAAGGAGGAGATGGAAGAAAGCAAAGAATCTGAGGATATTGAAGAAAAGGAATCTGAAGATATGGAAGAAGATCGGGAATCTGACCTAGAAGAGAAGGATCAGGCTATCGAAAAAACAATTCTAAAGGATAAGGAATCTCTAACAGTAGTTTCAAAGATGGACGAGGCTGAAATGGTTGTAGATGAATCCATGGACACAAGTTCTTTGAAACCTCTTATATCAGAACAAATACAAGAACCAAGTCCTGAATCCAGGGCCAAGGAAGCATCAGAATGCTTGATGGAATTGGCTTCAATTTTTGCTGATTTTGGACGCCAGGCATATGTTGAACCTGTTACAGAACCTAAAGAGGCAAGTAATGAAGCTAAAAGTGATCTATCTGAAATCAGTGCTAAACAAACGATTAAAACTCCTGATAAATTAATGAATGGAGAAATTGATATTGATTCTGAAGCTACATTATCAGCTGATGAAACGGCTGATGCTTTAGCAGAACTTGAGGAAGAATATTCTTGTCGGAAAATATATAATAGTGCTGCTAGCCAGTTGATTGCAGAACATAGCTATTGCTTGCCTCAACCTACCAAACCTAGTGAACCAATTCATAAACCAGTCCATGAACAGAAACTTACTTCTGTAGATTCTGTGATAGATTCAGTTGTTCGTGGTCCAAAACAGCAGTTAGTTGTAGACCATGAATATACTAAACCACGGGCTGTAACACCACCTTTTGTCAAGCCTATATCGCCTGTGAAAGTTCCTTCaccaaagaaagaaataaagaaaactaaagtaaaaagaaaacgGCATTCAAGTATCAAAAACATTCAAGAAGTGAAATTAGAAATCAAACCACCAGAAACTACATATATAAGGCCTCCTGAACCACAGTCTTATTCAGGCCCCATTTTTGAAAAACGATCAGTTATTGATGAAATGATTGTCTTATatggatttttgaaaaatggCTTAGACCAAGAAGATataaattatctacaaaaaagTTATGATGCATTACTGCAAGATGATGCTCAAGGCTTCTGGTTAAATGATACACATTGGGTCGACTATCCAG CTCCTGTGCCATCTCCGccaaagaagaagaagaaagatgAAGGGATGCGCACTCATTTATCAGGCTGTGCCAGGTGTGAAGGCTACTATAAAATTGATGATAAAGAGAAGGCTGTATATAATCATGGTGCAATATCTAGCTTGGATAATGATGGAGAG gatcCAGCTAATAAAGCTAAAACAACAGCTCAATCCAATCGAGAGGCACGATCAAATCAGAGGAGGTTACTCACATCTTTTGGAGAGGCTGATTTTACAAGTGACTTATTGAAATTCAATCAGCTGAAG